A region of Thiobacter sp. AK1 DNA encodes the following proteins:
- a CDS encoding low molecular weight protein-tyrosine-phosphatase: MTKVKVLFVCMGNICRSPTAEAVFRAHLEQAGLHRHVEVDSAGTHAYHVGEPPDARAQQAGLKRGYRMAHLRGRQVNRRDFEEFDYVLAMDMDNLTRLQQQCPQEHAHKLSLFMEHARNFVEREVPDPYYGGPAGFERVLDMVEDASQGLIAHIRRRHFSG; the protein is encoded by the coding sequence ATGACCAAGGTTAAGGTGCTGTTCGTGTGCATGGGCAACATTTGTCGCTCCCCCACGGCGGAAGCAGTGTTCCGCGCCCACCTGGAACAAGCGGGCCTGCACCGCCACGTGGAAGTCGATTCGGCAGGCACCCACGCCTACCACGTGGGCGAACCGCCGGATGCGCGTGCCCAGCAGGCGGGCCTGAAGCGAGGCTACCGCATGGCCCATTTGCGCGGGCGGCAGGTGAACCGCCGGGATTTCGAGGAATTCGACTACGTGCTAGCCATGGACATGGACAACCTCACCCGCTTGCAACAGCAGTGTCCACAGGAGCACGCCCACAAGCTCTCCCTGTTCATGGAGCACGCACGCAACTTCGTGGAACGCGAAGTGCCGGACCCTTACTACGGCGGGCCCGCAGGCTTCGAACGGGTGCTGGACATGGTGGAAGACGCAAGCCAAGGCCTGATTGCACACATCCGCCGGCGGCACTTCTCCGGCTGA